Below is a window of Roseivirga misakiensis DNA.
AAGAAGAACTGTTGGAAGAAGAGGCAGAGGAACCGTTGGCAGTTTCAAAATCAGGCGATCGACTACAGGATTTCTCATTGGATAAACTCAACGAAATGCTGGATGCAGCACTTAGTGGAGAAGATTATGAGAAGGCTGCTAAAATTAGAGACGAGATAAATAAAAGAAGTTGATAATATAAACGCCTTTGTTCTACTAAGGACAAAGGCTTTTTTATGCCCAAAAGAAAATGGATATCATAAGAGCAATTATTGGTCTATTAGTGCTTGTGGGTATAGCCTATCTGCTTTCTGGAAATAAGAAAGCTATAAGCTGGCGGCTCGTTGGAGTAGGTATTTTACTTCAGTTAATAATTGCTGTCTTAATCGCTTACGTTCCCTTTGTACAGACCATGTTCAGGGGTATGAGCGAAGGATTTGTTCAGTTTCTGGGGTTTGCCTTGAATGGTGCTGAGTTTTTATATGGTGACCTTGCCTATAATAGTGATGCACAGTCTGGGGTAAAGCATAGCTTAGGCTTTTTATTCGTTTTTCAAGCCTTACCAACCGTTATTTTCTTTTCGGCTGTTACGGCAGGACTCTACTATTTAGGAATACTACAGAAGATCGTTTATGTGTTTGCCTGGATTATGGCCAAGACCATGCGCTTATCTGGAGCGGAATCAATGTCCGCAGCTGGCAATGTGTTTCTGGGACAAACAGAAGCACCACTCCTGGTCAAACCTTTTATCAAAGGGATGACAAAGTCAGAACTGCTTTGCTTAATGACTGGTGGAATGGCCACTATTGCAGGATCCGTTTTAGGGGCTTATGTAGCGTTTTTAGGTGGTGGAGACCCTGAGCAGCAAGCACAATTTGCTACCTATTTATTAAGTGCCTCTATAATGAATGCACCTGCAGCTATTTTAATGGCTAAAATTTTTCTTCCAGAGCAAGAAGAGGTCCTCAAAGAATTAAAAGTCACCAAAGATCAAATTGGTACGAACGTTATCGATGCGCTGGCTGGTGGAGCAAGTGATGGTATTAAGTTAGCCGCCAATATTGGTGCTATGCTTTTGGCTTTTATTGCCGTTATCTATGCCTTAAACTGGATGTTGGTGGATGGGATAGGAGAGTGGACAGGATTAAATACATATGTAGTGCAGAGTACCGATGGCGTATTTGATGGCTTTAGCCTACAGTACATATTGGGCCAAGTATTCAGGCTTTTTGCCTTTGCTATGGGCGTTGAGTGGTCGGAAACACTTCAAGTTGGAAGTTTAATCGGTCAGAAAACGGTGATTAATGAATTTGTAGCTTATTTGAGCTTGGCGGAAATGAAAGAAGCAGGTGTTCTAAGTCAAAAAGCTATTGTTATTTCGACTTATGCCCTTTGTGGTTTCGCCAATTTCTCATCAATCGCTATTCAAATAGGTGGTATCGGAGGAATGGCTCCGAGCAGACAGGGAGACCTCTCCAAACTAGGCGTCAAGGCATTAATGGCAGCCACATTAGCCACCATGATGACCGCAACCATCGCGGGAGCACTATTTGGATAAACACGTAACTTTGGTAGGCAAATTCATTTGAAATGAAGAAACCTCTGTTCATCCTATTAGCCTTTTCATTCATTTTTCAAGTAGCTCAAGCGCAAGAAAAAAAGGTTATGCTCATCCTTTTAGATGGTATACCAGCCGATGTTATCGAAAGCGTTGAAACACCTTCATTAGATGCTATAGCCACTCTAGGCGGTTATACAAGAGCTTATGTTGGAGGAAAAAAAGGTGCATATTCTCAAACACCCACTATTTCAGCACCAGGTTATATGAATATGATTACAGGTGTTTGGGCCAATAAACATAATGTCTGGGGAAACGGAGTTAAAGCACCGAATTATAATTACTGGAACGTCTTTAGAATTGTAAAACAAGCTAATCCTAAAAAGAAAGTAGCGATATTTTCGACTTGGTTGGATAATAGAACCAAGCTCGTCGGAGAGTCACTACCAGCTACTGATGGATTCAAATTTGATTATTCTTTTGATGGTTTTGAATTAGATACGATTGCCTTTCCACATAAAACCGATCGTAAGTTTATCTACAATATCGATGAGCATGTTTCGAAAGAGGCAGCTCGTTATATTAAATCAGAGGCACCGGATTTGTCTTGGGTGTATTTGGAGTTCCCCGATGACATCGGCCATAAATTTGGAGACGGCCCTGAAATGACCGACGCTGTTAAAAAAGCTGATGTCCAAGTAGGACGGATTTGGCAAGCCATAAAGTATCGAGAAAGCCAACATCAGGAAGATTGGATGATTATAATCACAACAGATCATGGTAGAACAGCGAAAGATGGAATGGGGCATGGCGGTCAATCCGCAAGAGAAAGAACCACTTGGATTACCACTAACCAAAAAAATATTAATCCTAAATTCCAAAATAATCCTGCCATCGTAGATATTATGCCAAGCATACTTGCTCATATGGATATCGCACCATCAGAAGAACTTAGAATGGAAATTGATGGTGTTTCACTTTTAAATAGAGTAGCCATATCGGATTTAAAGGCAACATATTCCGACGGACGTTTAGACCTTGGCTGGATTAATTATGGCGCTAAAGAATTAGAAATTCTCATTACCGATACAAATAACTTTGCCAAAGGTGGCACGGACACTTATAGGTCAATTGGAAATGTAAAATCTTCTTTAATGAGCTTTTCTAAAAAGATGAGCTTACCACCTGGAACCTACAAGATTGTTCTTAAGAGTTCGGCAAATTGGATAAACACTTGGTTGGTTATCGATTAGTCCTTATTTAATGTCATCGGTAAAGTGGCCACCGTGTTTGCCCTTTGAGAATTTTGTTTGATTGAAACCGGCTGATCCCCCTTTGGGTATACTCAGGCTACTCCAGTCTTCCGTTAACATTCTCCCGACATAAACAATCTGGCCAATGTGATATGCATAATGCGCCAATTGTCTTAAAGCGGCATCCATAATACTATGGGCCTGGTTTCTAATGTAAACAGTGGTGTCGTAATTGGCCTCGTTTACGCTATCTAAAGCAGTAAAAACACAATCCCACCCTTTATTCCATGCCTCTAATAGCTGTTCTCTATCCTTTATTATGGATTCAAACTCTCGATCTCTATTTCTCCACTCTTTTTCACCGTCAGTGGTGAGGAAATTGGTCCACCGCGATAACATATTCCCTGATAAGTGATTGACGGTCACGGCAATTGAATTGCTATGTTCATTATGCTCGTAGAATAGATCTTCATCTTTTAATTGGGCAAATGTTTTCTCTCCAAGTGATTTATAGTATTCGAATTGTTTTTTTACGGTTTCTAGATCTGATACAGGCATAGACGATCGGATTTTTCTTGGCTTCAATTTACCGATTCTTTTACTATTTCGCCCAAAGAGATATTCGTCAGGATGCGGCTGAAATTTAGGAGTTAATTGCGCTAGAGGTAATAAAAAAGGGAGCTGATAAAAGCTCCCTTAGTGTCATATTAAATCATGGTCTAACCCATGGCTATATCCTGTTTCGTAAATGGAATTTTGTATACCCTTCTGCCGGTTGCTGCAGCAATAGCATTGGCCAAAGCCCCACCAGCCGGAGGCAGCGACG
It encodes the following:
- a CDS encoding DUF1572 family protein, encoding MPVSDLETVKKQFEYYKSLGEKTFAQLKDEDLFYEHNEHSNSIAVTVNHLSGNMLSRWTNFLTTDGEKEWRNRDREFESIIKDREQLLEAWNKGWDCVFTALDSVNEANYDTTVYIRNQAHSIMDAALRQLAHYAYHIGQIVYVGRMLTEDWSSLSIPKGGSAGFNQTKFSKGKHGGHFTDDIK
- a CDS encoding NupC/NupG family nucleoside CNT transporter; its protein translation is MDIIRAIIGLLVLVGIAYLLSGNKKAISWRLVGVGILLQLIIAVLIAYVPFVQTMFRGMSEGFVQFLGFALNGAEFLYGDLAYNSDAQSGVKHSLGFLFVFQALPTVIFFSAVTAGLYYLGILQKIVYVFAWIMAKTMRLSGAESMSAAGNVFLGQTEAPLLVKPFIKGMTKSELLCLMTGGMATIAGSVLGAYVAFLGGGDPEQQAQFATYLLSASIMNAPAAILMAKIFLPEQEEVLKELKVTKDQIGTNVIDALAGGASDGIKLAANIGAMLLAFIAVIYALNWMLVDGIGEWTGLNTYVVQSTDGVFDGFSLQYILGQVFRLFAFAMGVEWSETLQVGSLIGQKTVINEFVAYLSLAEMKEAGVLSQKAIVISTYALCGFANFSSIAIQIGGIGGMAPSRQGDLSKLGVKALMAATLATMMTATIAGALFG
- a CDS encoding alkaline phosphatase family protein, whose translation is MKKPLFILLAFSFIFQVAQAQEKKVMLILLDGIPADVIESVETPSLDAIATLGGYTRAYVGGKKGAYSQTPTISAPGYMNMITGVWANKHNVWGNGVKAPNYNYWNVFRIVKQANPKKKVAIFSTWLDNRTKLVGESLPATDGFKFDYSFDGFELDTIAFPHKTDRKFIYNIDEHVSKEAARYIKSEAPDLSWVYLEFPDDIGHKFGDGPEMTDAVKKADVQVGRIWQAIKYRESQHQEDWMIIITTDHGRTAKDGMGHGGQSARERTTWITTNQKNINPKFQNNPAIVDIMPSILAHMDIAPSEELRMEIDGVSLLNRVAISDLKATYSDGRLDLGWINYGAKELEILITDTNNFAKGGTDTYRSIGNVKSSLMSFSKKMSLPPGTYKIVLKSSANWINTWLVID